The following are encoded together in the Vigna angularis cultivar LongXiaoDou No.4 chromosome 9, ASM1680809v1, whole genome shotgun sequence genome:
- the LOC108347153 gene encoding rhodanese-like domain-containing protein 10 produces MATHLNHVLRTSILKHKTQSETPLRTSRRTPRFEVINATTSSTSSARQLIESGTVRPILPKDASSAINSEGFILLDVRPYWEREKARVTGSLHVPIFVEDKDNSPITLLKKWVHFGYIGLWTGQYLTTVNSEFLSQVEKAVPGKDTKLLVACGEGLRSMTAASKLCNGGYKNLGWLAGGFNRSKDNDFPSAEGKEKLQYATIGGVSYIFLQLLIFLKAVG; encoded by the exons ATGGCAACCCATCTGAATCATGTGTTAAGAACTTCAATTCTGAAGCACAAAACACAATCAGAGACCCCTTTGAGAACCTCACGAAGAACCCCAAGATTTGAAGTGATCAATGCAACAACATCTTCCACCAGCAGTGCAAGGCAGCTCATAGAGTCTGGCACAGTGAGGCCTATATTGCCCAAAGATGCTTCCTCAGCAATAAACTCAGAGGGCTTTATTCTGCTTGATGTTAGGCCATATTGGGAGAGAGAGAAGGCACGTGTGACAGGGTCTTTGCACGTGCCAATCTTTGTCGAAGACAAGGATAACAGCCCTATAACTTTACTTAAGAAGTGGGTGCATTTTGGGTACATTGGGTTGTGGACTGGCCAGTACCTCACTACTGTGAATTCTGAGTTCCTTAGTCAAGTGGAAAAAGCCGTTCCTGGTAAGGACACAAAGCTTCTTGTGGCATGTGGAGAAGGATTGAG GTCAATGACAGCAGCTTCAAAACTGTGTAATGGAGGTTACAAAAATCTGGGATGGTTGGCTGGTGGATTTAATCGTTCAAAGGACAATGACTTCCCATCAgcagaaggaaaagagaagttGCAGTATGCTACAATTGGGGGAGTTTCTTACATATTCCTTCAGTTGCTCATATTTCTAAAGGCTGTGGGATAA